In Primulina eburnea isolate SZY01 chromosome 3, ASM2296580v1, whole genome shotgun sequence, one DNA window encodes the following:
- the LOC140827182 gene encoding phosphatidylinositol 4-phosphate 5-kinase 5-like, giving the protein MKAWEATVRKTQAAAKKRANTIFGTSYAVDNVEEENEDQEDGHASGEVYHAERFLPNGDYYNGFWADNFPHGHGKYWWTDGCMYVGEWFRGKTMGKGTFSWPSGASYQGNFKSGFMDGEGTYTGANGGMYRGSWVMNLKHGFGLKEYANGDSYEGEWSRGSQEGNGKYLWKSGTYYVGEWKNGKISGKGTIYWTNENLYEGNWEDGYPKGNGTFRWPDGSFYTGYWSKDAKEQNGTYYPSGSVVVGNLEWDPQEVFNNDLKDCTVCPAEKVPIWPSQKKLAVWRSAKGTESSVKPRRMSVDGRIDAAVDKDMARMRLSDGASPYHCSAGVLDRGAIAGNDSDETFSGLPVEGMSTRGSPLRIPKVVKRQGETICKGHRNYDLMLNLQLGIRHSVGRPGPPPSLDLKPSAFDPKEKYWTKFPPEGSKITPPHQSCEFRWKDYCPKVFRTLRMLFKVDAADYMLSICGDDALRELSSPGKSGSFFYLTNDDRYMIKTMKKAEVKVLLRMLNAYYNHVRAFENTLVTKYFGLHCVKLNGPAQKKVRFIIMGNLFCSEYMIHRRYDLKGSTFGRLTDKPESEIDATTTLKDLDLNFIFRLQKTWFQEFRRQADKDCEFLEQERIMDYSLLVGLHFIEASNDDHTPSGARTPVDNGGSETESVPRLSRADVDQLFLDPEGWASIKLGINMPVRVERTERRNDGEVQLVGEPTGEYYDVIMFFGIIDILQDYDITKKLEHAYKSIQYDPNSISAVDPRQYSRRFRDYIFKVFAEDT; this is encoded by the exons ATGAAGGCGTGGGAGGCGACAGTGCGTAAAACACAGGCTGCAGCCAAGAAACGTGCCAACACGATATTCGGCACATCTTATGCAGTAGATaatgttgaggaagaaaatgaGGATCAAGAAGATGGCCATGCAAGTGGAGAAGTGTATCATGCAGAAAGATTTCTACCGAATGGCGACTATTACAACGGTTTTTGGGCCGATAATTTCCCACATGGGCACGGGAAATACTGGTGGACGGATGGATGTATGTATGTGGGAGAATGGTTTCGAGGAAAAACAATGGGAAAAGGCACATTTAGTTGGCCATCTGGCGCGTCATACCAAGGAAATTTCAAGAGTGGTTTTATGGATGGAGAAGGGACGTACACTGGGGCCAATGGGGGAATGTACAGGGGTTCATGGGTGATGAATCTGAAGCATGGTTTTGGTTTGAAGGAGTATGCTAATGGTGACAGTTATGAAGGCGAATGGAGCCGTGGTTCGCAAGAAGGAAATGGTAAATATCTATGGAAGAGTGGGACTTATTATGTTGGAGAATGGAAAAATGGGAAGATCAGCGGGAAGGGGACAATATATTGGACTAACGAGAATTTGTACGAAGGAAACTGGGAGGATGGATATCCGAAAGGAAATGGGACGTTTAGATGGCCGGACGGAAGTTTTTATACTGGATATTGGAGCAAGGATGCTAAAGAACAGAATGGGACTTACTATCCCTCAGGATCAGTAGTGGTGGGAAATCTTGAATGGGATCCTCAAGAAGTATTTAATAATGATTTGAAGGATTGTACGGTTTGTCCTGCAGAAAAGGTCCCTATATGGCCATCGCAAAAGAAGCTCGCGGTTTGGAGGTCTGCTAAGGGCACAGAATCGAGTGTTAAGCCGAGAAGGATGTCTGTTGATGGTAGAATAGATGCAGCTGTAGATAAGGATATGGCTAGGATGCGTTTGTCGGATGGAGCTTCTCCTTATCATTGCAGTGCCGGTGTTCTTGACAGGGGTGCAATAGCGGGAAATGACAGTGATGAAACCTTCTCCGGTTTACCTGTTGAGGGTATGAGTACTCGAGGCAGTCCACTCAGGATACCGAAAGTGGTGAAGAGACAAGGGGAGACAATATGTAAAGGGCATAGGAATTACGATCTTATGCTTAATCTGCAGCTGGGAATCAG GCATTCGGTCGGAAGACCTGGTCCACCTCCATCATTGGATTTGAAGCCGTCTGCCTTTGACCCCAAGGAAAAATATTGGACAAAGTTTCCTCCGGAAGGTTCCAAGATTACTCCTCCACACCAGTCCTGTGAGTTTAGATGGAAGGATTATTGCCCAAAAGTGTTTAG GACTTTGAGGATGTTGTTCAAGGTGGATGCAGCAGATTACATGTTATCAATATGTGGGGACGATGCATTACGAGAACTTTCCTCTCCGGGAAAAAGTGGGAGCTTCTTTTACTTAACAAATGATGATCGCTACATGATTAAGACGATGAAAAAGGCAGAAGTAAAA GTTCTTCTGAGGATGTTAAATGCATATTATAATCATGTTCGAGCATTTGAGAACACCCTAGTGACAAAATATTTTGGCCTGCACTGTGTCAAGTTGAATGGACCTGCACAGAAGAAG GTACGGTTCATCATCATGGGAAATCTCTTCTGTTCTGAATATATGATCCACAGAAGATACGACTTGAAAGGCTCGACTTTTGGGAGATTGACTGATAAACCAGAATCAGagattgatgcaactacaacactCAAGGATCTCGATCTCAACTTCATCTTCCGTCTCCAAAAGACATGGTTTCAAGAATTTCGAAG GCAAGCTGACAAGGACTGTGAGTTTCTTGAACAGGAGAGAATTATGGACTATAGCCTCCTAGTTGGTCTTCATTTCATAGAAGCATCAAATGATGATCATACTCCTTCTGGTGCAAGAACACCTGTCG ATAATGGAGGTTCAGAAACCGAATCAGTTCCACGTTTATCTAGAGCAGATGTAGATCAATTGTTTCTAGATCCTGAAGG GTGGGCTAGCATAAAATTAGGAATTAACATGCCTGTAAGAGtggaaagaactgaaagaaggAATGACGGTGAAGTTCAACTCGTAGGAGAACCAACTGGAGAATACTATGATGTAATAATGTTTTTTGGAATCATAGACATTCTTCAAGATTACGACATAACCAAGAAACTTGAGCATGCTTATAAGTCCATCCAATACGACCCCAACTCGATATCAGCTGTTGATCCGAGACAATACTCAAGGCGTTTTCGTGattatatttttaaagtttttgcTGAAGACACATGA